One genomic window of Synergistaceae bacterium DZ-S4 includes the following:
- the hgcB gene encoding mercury methylation ferredoxin HgcB, which produces MGFKYLKGVAALKLDRDKCIGCGMCGTVCPHAVFTISDNKARINDIDLCMECGACSMNCPVSALTVRKGVGCAYAVLMGMFSGNKDGEGPSCGGSGCCG; this is translated from the coding sequence ATGGGTTTTAAGTATCTAAAGGGAGTCGCTGCATTAAAACTTGATAGGGACAAATGCATCGGGTGCGGCATGTGCGGGACCGTATGTCCCCATGCCGTCTTTACGATAAGTGATAATAAGGCCCGCATCAACGACATCGATCTCTGTATGGAATGCGGAGCCTGTTCCATGAATTGCCCCGTCTCGGCATTAACGGTAAGAAAAGGTGTAGGATGTGCATATGCAGTGCTCATGGGGATGTTTAGCGGGAATAAAGACGGAGAAGGTCCGTCCTGCGGCGGCTCGGGCTGCTGCGGATAG